A genomic segment from Lignipirellula cremea encodes:
- a CDS encoding enoyl-CoA hydratase/isomerase family protein: protein MSETLKIKLHPPGGTIMLQRPERRNAISRQMLRELEEAFFDLHQERKVKAVILTGAGSAFCAGMDLNEMQEAAQHDDALDLWRQDSIAYRDLIHQMLRFPKPIIAAVNGPAIAGGAGLLLAADLVVAAPEARFGLPEPRRGIVAGMVAPLLAFRIGSGQAARLLLTADTIDVDEALRIGLFHELAPGHTVWARAHALAEMCAKSAPQALQLTKKLLNETIAESLETQLAAGAAASAAARTTEAAAEGLAAFLEKREPHWP from the coding sequence ATGAGCGAAACGCTGAAAATAAAACTGCACCCGCCTGGTGGCACCATCATGCTGCAGCGGCCCGAACGGCGAAACGCTATCTCCCGGCAAATGCTGAGGGAGCTCGAGGAGGCGTTTTTCGACCTGCACCAGGAACGCAAAGTCAAAGCCGTCATTTTGACCGGCGCCGGTTCTGCATTTTGCGCCGGGATGGACCTGAACGAAATGCAGGAAGCGGCCCAGCACGACGATGCCCTGGACCTGTGGCGCCAGGATTCGATCGCCTACCGCGATCTGATCCACCAGATGCTCCGCTTCCCCAAGCCGATTATCGCCGCCGTTAACGGACCGGCCATCGCCGGCGGGGCCGGGCTCCTCCTGGCCGCCGATCTGGTCGTGGCGGCGCCGGAAGCGCGGTTTGGTCTGCCAGAACCGCGACGGGGGATCGTCGCGGGGATGGTTGCGCCGCTGCTGGCCTTTCGTATCGGTTCCGGCCAGGCAGCCAGGCTCCTGCTGACGGCCGACACGATCGACGTCGACGAAGCATTGCGGATCGGCCTTTTCCACGAACTGGCGCCCGGCCATACCGTGTGGGCCCGCGCACATGCCCTGGCAGAAATGTGCGCCAAATCGGCGCCGCAGGCGCTCCAGTTAACCAAGAAACTGCTGAACGAAACGATCGCCGAATCGCTGGAAACGCAGCTCGCCGCTGGAGCCGCCGCCAGTGCGGCCGCCCGCACCACCGAAGCAGCCGCCGAAGGCCTCGCCGCCTTCCTCGAAAAGCGCGAACCCCACTGGCCCTGA
- a CDS encoding UDP-glucuronic acid decarboxylase family protein yields MTSIKRILVTGGAGFLGSHLCERLVQASHDVICLDNFFTSQKSNVAHLLDLPNFELIRHDITSPIWLEVDEIYNLACPAAPGHYQYNPIKTIKTSVLGAINVLGMAKRCRAKVLQASTSEVYGDPEEHPQTESYRGNVNPIGPRACYDEGKRAAETLFMDYHRMNKVAIRIVRIFNTYGPRMHPYDGRVVSNFIRQALVGNDISLFGDGSQTRSFCYRDDLVSAIIAMMGAPNDFVGPVNIGNPKEFTIRELAEMVIELTGSKSKLVFAPLPADDPTRRRPDISLAKEHLGWEPETPLREGLLKTIDWFHSINLGHYRPPTPNF; encoded by the coding sequence GTGACGTCGATCAAACGGATTCTGGTAACGGGGGGTGCGGGCTTTTTGGGGTCGCACCTGTGCGAGCGTCTGGTGCAAGCGTCGCACGACGTGATTTGTCTCGATAATTTCTTCACGAGCCAGAAGTCGAATGTCGCGCATCTGCTGGACTTGCCCAACTTCGAGTTGATCCGCCACGATATCACCTCGCCGATCTGGCTGGAGGTCGACGAGATTTACAACCTGGCCTGTCCGGCCGCACCGGGCCACTACCAGTACAATCCGATCAAAACGATCAAAACTTCGGTGCTGGGCGCCATTAACGTACTGGGCATGGCCAAACGATGCCGGGCGAAAGTGCTGCAGGCGTCGACCAGCGAAGTTTACGGCGATCCAGAAGAGCATCCGCAAACCGAGTCGTACCGCGGCAATGTGAACCCGATCGGGCCGCGGGCCTGTTACGACGAAGGGAAGCGAGCCGCCGAAACGCTGTTCATGGATTACCACCGGATGAACAAGGTGGCGATTCGGATTGTGCGTATTTTCAATACGTATGGGCCGCGAATGCACCCTTACGATGGCCGGGTTGTTTCGAACTTTATTCGCCAGGCGCTGGTGGGGAACGATATCAGCCTGTTCGGCGACGGCTCGCAGACGCGTTCTTTCTGTTACCGGGACGATCTGGTCAGCGCGATCATTGCCATGATGGGCGCGCCGAACGATTTTGTCGGACCGGTGAATATTGGCAACCCGAAGGAATTCACCATCCGCGAACTGGCGGAAATGGTGATTGAGCTGACCGGCAGCAAGTCGAAGCTTGTTTTCGCCCCGTTGCCGGCCGACGATCCCACCCGTCGCCGGCCCGACATTTCCCTGGCCAAGGAGCATCTTGGCTGGGAGCCGGAAACGCCGTTGCGGGAAGGTCTCCTCAAGACGATCGACTGGTTCCATTCGATCAATCTGGGACACTACCGCCCCCCGACGCCGAACTTCTAA
- a CDS encoding leucine-rich repeat domain-containing protein, with protein MSLRSFAAGGILFAALGLLVLAGCDQVSGVVDGAAKEAEQLAKSAATELQKTAEHTSKEMNRVMDEVGKQESPDTAPSQGETPAASAPGDAQEAAPPEDAEAPVNPAAPGPMDTASQPLEEQVDAIVASFYAYRKYINDDRVAGLVDQILALPEEAWPHFTELNLGAAEISGASLVALQRAPSLTHLDLSRTRLGAKDLEPLLEFPALESLRMDGSPLTVEAAAVIGQLTRLRRFSAIGASLTDDGLAQLRTLPHLESLAIDDNADVTGDGFKNWQTDSLVILSVSRTAFGREGFAQLRGHEKLEVLSAGEAAVDDKSLRGLTGCLALRELNLAKNPVTDRGVAVLGRNTGLEIVNLHGTSIGNPTLGTLKGNKELKFLMVDETAVTEEAKALLKAKFIPGVEFQ; from the coding sequence ATGTCGCTGCGAAGTTTCGCCGCAGGGGGTATTCTGTTTGCCGCCTTGGGTTTGCTGGTGCTGGCAGGTTGCGATCAGGTCTCTGGTGTCGTTGATGGCGCTGCCAAAGAAGCCGAGCAACTGGCCAAATCGGCCGCCACCGAGCTGCAGAAAACGGCAGAGCATACGTCCAAAGAGATGAACCGCGTTATGGACGAAGTGGGCAAGCAGGAGTCCCCGGATACGGCTCCCAGCCAGGGCGAAACGCCAGCGGCCTCCGCACCCGGCGACGCCCAGGAAGCGGCTCCGCCTGAAGACGCCGAGGCGCCGGTCAATCCGGCGGCTCCCGGGCCGATGGATACTGCTTCGCAGCCTTTGGAGGAACAGGTCGATGCGATTGTTGCCTCCTTTTACGCGTATCGAAAGTACATCAACGACGACAGGGTGGCGGGCCTGGTCGACCAGATTCTGGCGTTGCCTGAGGAAGCCTGGCCACACTTTACCGAGTTGAACCTGGGCGCCGCCGAGATCTCGGGGGCGTCGCTGGTTGCTTTGCAGCGGGCGCCGTCGCTGACCCATCTGGATCTTTCCCGTACGAGGCTGGGAGCGAAGGACCTGGAGCCGCTGCTGGAATTTCCGGCGCTGGAGTCGCTCCGGATGGACGGCAGTCCGCTGACGGTCGAAGCGGCGGCGGTGATTGGACAGCTGACCCGGCTGCGTCGTTTCTCGGCGATTGGCGCCAGCCTGACCGACGACGGACTGGCCCAGCTGCGTACTTTGCCGCACCTGGAATCGCTGGCGATCGACGACAACGCCGACGTCACGGGCGACGGATTCAAAAACTGGCAGACCGACAGCCTGGTGATCCTTTCGGTGTCGCGTACAGCGTTCGGTCGAGAGGGGTTTGCTCAGTTGCGCGGTCATGAAAAGCTGGAAGTGCTGTCAGCTGGCGAAGCGGCTGTCGACGACAAATCGCTCCGCGGGCTAACCGGCTGCCTGGCTCTGCGCGAGCTGAACCTTGCAAAAAATCCTGTGACGGATCGCGGGGTGGCGGTCCTCGGCAGGAACACGGGCCTGGAGATCGTGAACCTGCATGGGACTTCGATCGGGAACCCGACGCTGGGTACGCTCAAGGGGAACAAGGAGCTCAAGTTCCTGATGGTCGATGAAACGGCCGTCACCGAGGAAGCCAAAGCCCTGCTCAAGGCCAAATTTATCCCCGGCGTGGAGTTCCAATAG
- a CDS encoding Gfo/Idh/MocA family protein, whose protein sequence is MNRRLFLQGAAAASGAGLLLNGTQASGNFLNANDRVRIAVCGLNGRGSAHISGWMGQENVEIAYLVDPDRNVLERRLKEVTAKANGRYVPKGVADIREALEDKNVDAVSVATPNHWHSLITIWAAQAGKHVYVEKPMSHDVAEGRVAVEAQKKYGVVIQHGTQSRSSASIAGLHEAIQAGKFGRLKVSYGYCCKPRGGIGFKPVSAPPGNLDWNLWRGPAEVDAYNGNLVHYNWHWFWQTGNGDLNNQGTHQLDIARWALDTDQTHPVRAMAIGGRFQWDDQGETPNTMFGMAEYPNGQFVFFNVRNVNYKGYEKQVENEYYFEDGGRIVRNMYYAKGSDKGEKVSVPAGDVTPGGNWGAFISAVRAGDPNMANGNADEAHNACVLGHLMNNSYRLGEEVPFNAKAGQFGDNKLASEHFLRLHEVMHKGVGIPENGANYTVGPVLTFDPKSEKHIGDHAEEANALLQDPNRKGFEVPEASKV, encoded by the coding sequence ATGAATCGTCGTCTATTTTTGCAGGGTGCTGCGGCAGCCTCTGGCGCCGGGTTACTGCTCAATGGCACGCAGGCCTCGGGGAATTTCCTCAATGCAAACGATCGCGTGCGGATTGCCGTTTGCGGTTTGAATGGTCGCGGCTCGGCGCATATCAGCGGCTGGATGGGGCAGGAAAATGTCGAGATCGCCTACCTGGTTGATCCCGATCGCAATGTGCTGGAACGCCGCCTGAAAGAAGTCACCGCCAAGGCCAATGGTCGTTACGTTCCCAAAGGCGTCGCCGATATCCGCGAAGCGCTGGAGGACAAGAATGTGGATGCGGTTTCCGTCGCCACGCCGAACCACTGGCACTCGCTGATTACCATCTGGGCCGCTCAGGCCGGCAAGCATGTGTATGTCGAGAAGCCGATGAGCCACGATGTGGCCGAAGGCCGGGTCGCGGTGGAAGCCCAGAAGAAATACGGCGTGGTGATCCAGCACGGCACGCAAAGCCGCAGCAGCGCCAGCATCGCCGGTCTGCACGAAGCAATCCAGGCCGGCAAATTCGGCCGCCTGAAAGTCTCTTACGGTTATTGCTGCAAGCCGCGCGGCGGGATCGGTTTCAAGCCGGTTAGCGCCCCGCCGGGTAACCTGGACTGGAACCTGTGGCGCGGCCCAGCGGAAGTTGACGCCTATAATGGTAACCTGGTGCACTACAACTGGCACTGGTTCTGGCAGACCGGGAACGGCGACCTGAACAACCAGGGTACGCATCAACTGGATATCGCCCGCTGGGCGCTTGATACCGATCAAACCCACCCGGTGCGGGCGATGGCGATCGGCGGCCGCTTCCAGTGGGACGACCAGGGCGAAACGCCCAACACCATGTTCGGCATGGCTGAGTATCCCAACGGGCAGTTCGTCTTTTTCAATGTGCGAAATGTCAATTATAAAGGCTACGAGAAGCAAGTCGAGAACGAATATTACTTCGAAGACGGCGGCCGCATCGTGCGGAACATGTACTACGCCAAAGGCAGCGACAAAGGGGAGAAAGTCAGCGTTCCCGCGGGCGATGTCACCCCCGGCGGCAACTGGGGCGCCTTTATCAGCGCGGTGCGGGCCGGCGATCCCAACATGGCCAACGGCAACGCCGATGAAGCCCATAACGCCTGTGTGCTGGGCCACCTGATGAATAACTCGTACCGCCTGGGCGAAGAAGTTCCCTTCAACGCCAAGGCAGGCCAGTTCGGCGACAACAAGCTGGCGTCGGAGCACTTTTTGCGACTGCACGAGGTGATGCACAAAGGCGTCGGCATTCCGGAAAACGGCGCCAATTACACCGTCGGCCCCGTGCTGACGTTCGATCCCAAATCGGAGAAGCACATCGGCGATCATGCAGAAGAGGCAAACGCCCTGCTGCAGGATCCCAACCGTAAAGGCTTTGAAGTGCCGGAAGCGTCGAAGGTCTAA
- a CDS encoding BamA/OMP85 family outer membrane protein, with translation MATIYRKILPLACAWTIVLGAPALPNALAQYGPAAAQPAYPPAGSPPGQPARYGLPAPPPGAYPAPYGPGAAPGYQQPAPGYQQPAALPQPGPLPAPAKVEASTGMLIRGVLIRGNQQTTKARIRSVIKSRPGREFDTEILQSDVRAISRMRLFNDVRTYTEVEQGEVIVTFEVVERKVLERIEFIGNRQMTERNLLKESGLKKGDPLDLGAVNEGQQKLLNFYRTKGFPQAEVVIVEGNKPGDQAAVYNISEGPLQRIRWTHFEGNVVASDSRLKTLIASKPGWAWYFFGGRVDETVITSDESKLTAYYRNLGYFKARVGRELLPVGDDGAWVDVVFVIDEGPRYKIRNVTLVGNRKFRSETLQNHLELQSGQEFNMEKMQKDVNQLRDIYGAQGHVYCNVTPDPRFLEEPGQLDLVYSIEEGAQYRVGRVNVHIAGEYPHTRENVIRNRISLQPGDIIDSRQIKESERRLRSAELFRVDAAHGVSPYIKVEPLDEKRAAEALAREQGTTVRGQSPDEDIRYVDLNVHTPPLRDDAADADEIRRLPPIEDESR, from the coding sequence ATGGCGACGATTTACCGAAAGATTCTACCCCTGGCCTGCGCCTGGACGATCGTCCTGGGAGCACCGGCCTTGCCGAACGCGCTAGCGCAGTACGGTCCAGCCGCGGCGCAGCCTGCGTATCCGCCGGCAGGATCGCCGCCTGGCCAGCCAGCCAGATACGGCCTGCCCGCTCCGCCGCCAGGAGCCTATCCCGCGCCATATGGCCCCGGGGCAGCCCCAGGCTATCAACAACCTGCCCCAGGCTATCAACAGCCTGCCGCTTTGCCGCAGCCCGGGCCCTTGCCGGCGCCGGCGAAAGTCGAAGCGTCAACCGGCATGTTGATCCGCGGCGTGCTGATCCGCGGCAACCAGCAAACCACCAAGGCCCGTATTCGCAGCGTGATCAAATCGCGTCCCGGGCGAGAGTTCGATACCGAGATCCTGCAGTCCGATGTGCGAGCCATCTCCCGCATGCGATTGTTCAACGATGTTCGCACCTATACCGAAGTCGAACAGGGCGAAGTGATCGTCACCTTTGAAGTGGTCGAACGGAAAGTCCTGGAACGGATTGAATTTATCGGCAACCGGCAAATGACCGAACGGAATCTCCTGAAAGAATCCGGCCTGAAAAAAGGCGATCCCCTGGACCTGGGAGCCGTGAACGAAGGGCAGCAGAAACTGCTGAACTTTTACCGCACCAAAGGTTTCCCCCAGGCGGAAGTCGTGATCGTCGAAGGGAACAAGCCCGGCGACCAGGCGGCCGTGTACAACATCAGCGAAGGCCCTTTGCAACGCATCCGCTGGACGCACTTTGAAGGGAACGTGGTCGCTTCCGACAGCCGCTTGAAAACGCTCATCGCCTCGAAACCCGGCTGGGCCTGGTACTTTTTTGGCGGCAGGGTCGACGAAACAGTGATTACCTCCGACGAATCCAAGCTGACCGCCTATTACCGGAACCTGGGTTACTTCAAGGCGCGCGTCGGCAGGGAGTTGCTGCCAGTGGGCGACGACGGCGCCTGGGTCGATGTGGTGTTTGTCATCGACGAAGGGCCGCGGTACAAGATCCGCAATGTCACGCTGGTGGGCAATCGCAAGTTCCGCAGCGAAACGCTGCAGAACCACCTGGAGCTGCAGTCGGGCCAGGAATTCAACATGGAAAAGATGCAGAAAGACGTCAACCAGCTCCGCGATATCTACGGCGCCCAGGGGCACGTTTACTGCAACGTCACGCCGGACCCGCGATTCCTGGAAGAGCCGGGGCAGCTGGATCTGGTGTACAGCATTGAAGAAGGCGCCCAGTATCGCGTCGGCCGCGTGAACGTGCATATCGCTGGCGAATACCCGCACACCCGCGAGAACGTCATCCGCAACCGCATCTCCCTGCAGCCGGGCGACATTATCGACAGTCGACAAATCAAGGAAAGTGAACGCCGGCTCCGCTCCGCCGAACTGTTCCGCGTGGACGCCGCCCATGGCGTTTCGCCTTACATCAAGGTCGAGCCGCTGGATGAAAAACGGGCCGCCGAAGCGCTGGCCCGGGAACAAGGAACCACCGTTCGCGGCCAAAGCCCCGACGAAGACATTCGCTATGTTGATCTCAATGTGCATACGCCGCCGTTACGCGACGACGCAGCAGACGCCGACGAGATCCGTCGGTTGCCGCCCATTGAAGACGAGTCGCGTTAA
- a CDS encoding BamA/OMP85 family outer membrane protein, producing MPFALDNITVNIRGRKLCYALLIVALATITGCAPMPHFGQSLAFAPLPSGPPGTVRAPSATPNVVGKPVVRAQNGAYGPSTFGSQPGQPGTAPPTYTQPGYPSAGAQNVYPQQGAAPPNYAPQAYPPQGYPAGGAPNPYPQNTAPAPGQQPYTGAEMLPPGAVQQAPGMVGPGPMGLDPGLAPIQNPMELPDNFADIEAFVEEARTGRFMFGVGVNSDAGVTGQITVDERNFDITKIPTSWADWVNGTAFRGAGQGFRIEALPGSQVQRYMMTFTEPYLFDSKISLNVSAFFFDRAYNDWQEQRLGGRVAFGYRLTHDLSLSAGLRAESVDVHSPRVNNVPELNAALGTNQLYSGSLTLSHDTRDSSFAPTEGHLLSMTVEQAFGSFSYPRAEVDYRRYHMLRQRPDGSGRHTLSYSLRAGFTGSDTPIYENYYAGGFSTLRGFDFRGASPKVNTVTVGGEFRFLGSVEYLFPLTADDMLQGVVFVDYGTVEEKIEINQEDFRVAPGFGLRIKVPALGPAPLALDLAFPVAMEDTDDKRLFSFFIGLNR from the coding sequence ATGCCTTTTGCTTTGGATAATATCACGGTGAACATTCGCGGCCGCAAGCTTTGTTACGCCCTGCTAATCGTCGCCCTGGCGACGATTACGGGCTGTGCTCCGATGCCGCACTTCGGCCAATCGCTCGCGTTTGCGCCGCTGCCATCGGGGCCCCCGGGAACGGTCCGCGCGCCAAGCGCGACGCCGAATGTCGTGGGTAAACCGGTCGTACGCGCCCAGAACGGCGCCTACGGTCCTTCCACGTTCGGCTCGCAACCTGGCCAGCCAGGAACGGCTCCTCCGACTTACACCCAGCCCGGCTATCCATCCGCCGGCGCGCAGAACGTCTACCCCCAACAGGGCGCCGCACCGCCGAATTACGCACCGCAGGCCTACCCGCCGCAGGGCTACCCGGCTGGCGGAGCGCCCAATCCGTACCCCCAGAACACTGCGCCGGCCCCCGGCCAGCAGCCGTACACTGGCGCCGAAATGCTGCCGCCTGGCGCGGTCCAGCAGGCCCCGGGAATGGTTGGTCCCGGCCCCATGGGTTTGGACCCGGGACTGGCGCCGATCCAGAATCCAATGGAACTGCCGGACAACTTCGCCGACATTGAAGCCTTTGTCGAAGAAGCCCGGACCGGTCGCTTTATGTTTGGCGTTGGCGTCAACTCCGACGCGGGCGTGACGGGCCAGATTACGGTCGACGAACGGAACTTCGACATCACGAAAATCCCCACGAGCTGGGCCGACTGGGTCAACGGCACCGCCTTCCGCGGGGCCGGCCAGGGCTTCCGCATCGAAGCGTTGCCCGGCAGCCAGGTGCAGCGTTACATGATGACCTTCACCGAACCGTACCTGTTTGACTCGAAGATCAGCCTCAATGTCAGCGCCTTCTTCTTTGATCGCGCTTATAACGACTGGCAGGAACAACGCCTGGGCGGCCGCGTGGCGTTTGGTTACCGCCTGACGCATGACCTCTCGCTGAGCGCCGGCCTGCGAGCCGAAAGCGTCGACGTGCACAGCCCCCGAGTCAACAACGTCCCCGAACTTAACGCCGCCCTGGGAACCAACCAGCTGTACTCCGGGTCGCTGACTTTGTCGCACGATACACGTGACTCTTCGTTCGCTCCGACCGAAGGGCATCTGCTCTCGATGACCGTGGAGCAAGCGTTTGGCAGTTTCAGCTATCCGCGAGCCGAAGTCGACTACCGACGCTACCACATGCTGCGGCAGCGTCCCGACGGCTCGGGCCGCCATACGCTTTCGTACAGCTTGCGGGCCGGTTTCACTGGCAGCGATACGCCCATCTATGAGAACTACTATGCGGGCGGTTTCTCCACCCTGCGTGGTTTTGATTTCCGCGGCGCCTCGCCGAAAGTCAACACGGTCACGGTCGGTGGTGAATTCCGCTTCCTGGGATCGGTCGAGTACCTGTTCCCGCTGACTGCCGACGACATGCTGCAGGGCGTGGTCTTTGTCGATTACGGTACGGTGGAGGAGAAGATCGAGATCAACCAGGAAGACTTCCGCGTGGCGCCGGGCTTTGGCTTGCGAATCAAAGTGCCCGCCCTGGGACCGGCTCCTTTGGCGCTGGACCTTGCCTTTCCGGTCGCAATGGAAGATACCGACGACAAGCGTCTGTTCAGCTTCTTCATTGGGCTCAACCGCTAA
- a CDS encoding carbohydrate ABC transporter permease — protein MAFRDRPAASTAVGYYLVLIAVTLLFAGPLAWMVLCSLKSPAELAENPYRLLPRDWRWRNYPEALAAIPFLTYLANTLILCIGSVAGTLFSCSLAAYGFSRIRWRGRDAVFFLLIATMLLPWHVTMLPRFLLLSRLGLYDSLAALIVPTFLGDAFYIFLLRQFFLRIPEELCEAGRLDGLSEWGVYWRIVMPLAKPALATVALFQFVAAWNDFSGPLLYLWSPDKFPLAYGLERFVSSYGDKTHLLLAAAVMFTAPIIVLFFFAQRAFLQGVAATGLKN, from the coding sequence ATGGCGTTTCGTGATCGTCCTGCGGCGTCTACCGCTGTGGGGTACTATCTGGTGTTGATTGCCGTGACCCTGCTGTTTGCGGGGCCGTTGGCCTGGATGGTGCTGTGCTCGCTCAAGTCGCCGGCGGAACTGGCCGAGAATCCGTATCGGTTGCTGCCGCGCGACTGGCGCTGGCGGAACTACCCAGAGGCCTTGGCCGCGATTCCGTTTTTGACCTACCTGGCCAACACGCTGATCCTGTGTATTGGCAGTGTGGCGGGCACGCTTTTTTCCTGCTCGCTGGCGGCGTATGGGTTTTCCCGGATTCGCTGGCGCGGTCGGGACGCCGTGTTTTTCCTGCTGATCGCGACGATGCTGTTGCCCTGGCATGTGACCATGCTGCCGCGGTTTTTGCTGCTGAGTCGGCTGGGGTTGTATGACAGCCTGGCGGCTTTGATTGTGCCGACCTTTCTGGGGGACGCGTTTTACATCTTTCTGTTGCGGCAGTTTTTTCTGCGCATCCCGGAAGAACTATGCGAAGCGGGCCGGCTGGATGGGCTGAGCGAATGGGGCGTGTACTGGCGGATTGTCATGCCCCTGGCGAAGCCGGCGCTGGCGACGGTCGCCCTGTTCCAGTTTGTCGCCGCCTGGAATGACTTCAGCGGCCCGCTGTTGTATTTATGGTCGCCGGACAAGTTCCCCCTGGCCTATGGTCTGGAACGGTTCGTCAGCTCGTATGGCGACAAAACGCACCTGCTGCTGGCGGCGGCTGTCATGTTTACGGCGCCGATCATTGTGCTCTTCTTCTTCGCCCAGCGCGCCTTTCTGCAGGGTGTCGCCGCGACCGGGCTGAAAAACTGA
- a CDS encoding DUF819 family protein produces MTDPVFILCVLGVVIVVAELLTRYTPARHLGATLLVMILAAVLANLGVIAIPQGEKTPFYDGVLNWVTSFAIFWLLLRVNLRDLLQAGRPMIALFLIGSLGTAVGVVLGMWAVDGKVVFGESYRGIGGVFAGTYTGGAVNFNALAMAYGVNKQGVLFGGITVVDNVLTTVWMMATIAIPLAAQRLWRAAKADSQEGRLQNLTSAGDGPTDRPSTELQQAEETGRMADPLEFAEDQELLHPVDLGVLLALGAGSIYLSDVTHLWLIEEGMIVPSVVILTTLALVLAQLPVVQRTRGSQVLGMFAMYLFLAVIAAACDLAALWANGRMGLVLFALAGIVIMVHALFTFGAAALFRIDLATAAIASQANIGGATTALAVARSLNRRDLAAPGVLVGSLGYALGTYLGFFVARYLL; encoded by the coding sequence GTGACTGATCCCGTGTTTATTTTGTGCGTGCTGGGCGTGGTGATTGTGGTCGCCGAACTGCTCACCCGCTATACGCCGGCCCGGCATCTGGGCGCCACGCTGCTGGTGATGATTCTGGCTGCCGTGCTCGCCAACCTGGGGGTCATTGCGATTCCCCAGGGCGAGAAGACCCCTTTCTATGACGGCGTTTTGAACTGGGTCACTTCGTTCGCAATTTTCTGGCTGCTACTGCGGGTGAATCTGCGCGATTTGCTGCAGGCGGGCCGGCCGATGATCGCCCTGTTCCTGATCGGCTCGCTCGGCACGGCAGTCGGCGTGGTGCTGGGGATGTGGGCCGTTGATGGGAAGGTTGTATTCGGCGAATCCTATCGCGGCATTGGCGGCGTGTTTGCGGGCACCTATACCGGCGGGGCGGTGAACTTCAACGCCCTGGCGATGGCGTATGGAGTGAACAAGCAGGGGGTGCTTTTTGGCGGCATCACCGTGGTCGACAATGTTTTGACCACCGTCTGGATGATGGCGACGATCGCGATCCCGCTGGCCGCCCAGCGATTATGGCGAGCAGCCAAAGCCGACTCACAGGAGGGACGCCTGCAGAACCTGACGTCGGCGGGGGATGGCCCGACGGATCGCCCGAGCACAGAGCTGCAGCAAGCCGAGGAAACGGGCAGGATGGCTGACCCACTTGAATTCGCCGAAGACCAGGAGCTGCTTCACCCTGTTGATCTGGGCGTGCTGCTGGCTCTAGGAGCAGGCTCTATTTACCTGTCCGATGTGACGCACCTGTGGCTGATAGAAGAGGGCATGATCGTGCCGTCGGTCGTGATTCTGACGACGCTCGCCTTGGTGCTGGCGCAGTTGCCCGTGGTGCAGCGGACACGCGGCTCCCAGGTGCTGGGAATGTTCGCCATGTACCTGTTTCTGGCGGTGATTGCCGCTGCGTGCGATCTGGCCGCGCTCTGGGCCAACGGGCGAATGGGGTTGGTGCTCTTCGCCTTGGCCGGAATCGTGATCATGGTCCACGCCCTGTTCACGTTTGGCGCGGCCGCATTGTTCCGGATTGATCTGGCGACGGCGGCGATCGCCTCGCAGGCCAACATCGGCGGGGCCACGACGGCGCTGGCCGTGGCCCGCAGCCTGAACCGCCGGGATCTGGCGGCGCCGGGCGTGCTGGTTGGATCGCTCGGCTATGCCCTGGGGACGTACCTGGGGTTCTTTGTCGCCCGGTATTTATTGTAG